A region from the Sandaracinus amylolyticus genome encodes:
- a CDS encoding tetratricopeptide repeat protein, which yields MRYVCLNCGHRWDLEDGKEDKKVRCPSCMRVTGIEKVTDAKPATSARNPWLVPGIVVVLLAAIGGGYAMWRASAPREVGEDVPERPLERDELVGHLRRLRVDARGVVDLLAADEGVEEFAERATEGRRSATEMAEGVYEAIRARASQHAFSRWSLGVPRETPVADAGAVRSWIREDGSRRRLYPLEAAALMVAALRSRGVDAMLAETWAFPGDPSPPDPSGHFGYYVAAVYENEAGQGEPRIFDPWGGHEVAPEADDVRVMTDLEALGAALTVRAIHLLVRESDPARAMEVSRDALRLDPRSPTTRSVRGAILLVSGAASEGVAELESAKQIRADAPRHQLVAGVLLAQGDVEGAQRELNEALEIAPEYAAARAALAAVHLAQSEPDLAREELERAQRIDPDLHTLPGLWAGYYATTGDLESAVQSARSAVERNPSDLQTRLMAARVYRQAARYDDMRREAREVMERVPSAQRSDMETLIRRLLGPTALESPLDEEEEALEDEEEEGDDDYELGGTSLRLGGAEGAPGAERGGPSLLDEQGELAPSGGGEDGPLLMLGDPSRLRLGGGGESDRLRLDLQE from the coding sequence ATGCGCTACGTCTGCCTGAACTGCGGCCACCGCTGGGATCTCGAGGACGGCAAGGAGGACAAGAAGGTCCGCTGCCCCTCGTGCATGCGCGTCACCGGCATCGAGAAGGTGACCGACGCGAAGCCCGCGACGTCGGCGCGCAACCCGTGGCTCGTGCCCGGGATCGTCGTCGTGCTGCTCGCGGCGATCGGCGGCGGGTACGCGATGTGGCGCGCGAGCGCGCCGCGCGAGGTGGGCGAGGACGTCCCCGAGCGCCCGCTCGAGCGCGACGAGCTCGTCGGTCATCTGCGCCGCCTGCGCGTCGACGCGCGCGGCGTCGTCGATCTCCTCGCGGCCGACGAGGGCGTCGAGGAATTCGCGGAGCGCGCCACCGAGGGACGCCGCAGCGCCACCGAGATGGCGGAGGGCGTGTACGAGGCGATCCGCGCGCGCGCATCGCAGCACGCGTTCTCGCGGTGGTCGCTCGGCGTCCCGCGCGAGACCCCGGTCGCCGACGCGGGCGCGGTGCGCTCGTGGATCCGCGAGGACGGATCGCGCCGTCGCCTCTACCCGCTCGAGGCCGCTGCGCTGATGGTCGCCGCGCTGCGCAGCCGCGGCGTGGACGCGATGCTCGCCGAGACCTGGGCGTTCCCCGGCGATCCCTCGCCGCCCGATCCCTCCGGGCACTTCGGGTACTACGTCGCCGCGGTCTACGAGAACGAAGCCGGGCAGGGCGAGCCGCGCATCTTCGATCCCTGGGGCGGCCACGAGGTCGCGCCCGAGGCTGACGACGTGCGCGTCATGACCGACCTCGAGGCGCTCGGCGCGGCGCTCACCGTGCGCGCGATCCACCTGCTGGTGCGCGAGAGCGATCCGGCGCGCGCGATGGAGGTCTCGCGCGACGCGCTGCGCCTCGATCCCCGCTCGCCCACGACGCGCTCGGTGCGCGGCGCGATCCTGCTCGTGTCCGGCGCCGCCAGCGAGGGCGTCGCGGAGCTCGAGTCGGCCAAGCAGATCCGCGCCGACGCGCCGCGCCACCAGCTCGTCGCGGGCGTGCTGCTCGCGCAGGGCGACGTCGAGGGCGCGCAGCGCGAGCTGAACGAGGCGCTCGAGATCGCGCCCGAGTACGCCGCCGCGCGCGCCGCGCTCGCCGCGGTGCACCTCGCGCAGAGCGAGCCCGACCTCGCGCGCGAGGAGCTCGAGCGCGCGCAGCGCATCGATCCCGACCTGCACACGCTGCCCGGCCTCTGGGCCGGCTACTACGCGACCACCGGCGACCTCGAGAGCGCAGTGCAGAGCGCGCGCTCCGCGGTCGAGCGCAACCCCTCGGACCTCCAGACGCGCCTCATGGCCGCGCGCGTGTATCGCCAGGCCGCGCGCTACGACGACATGCGCCGCGAAGCGCGCGAGGTGATGGAGCGCGTGCCCTCGGCGCAGCGCTCGGACATGGAGACGCTCATCCGCCGCCTGCTCGGCCCGACCGCGCTCGAGTCGCCGCTCGACGAGGAAGAAGAAGCGCTCGAGGACGAGGAAGAGGAGGGCGACGACGACTACGAGCTCGGCGGCACCTCGCTCCGCCTCGGCGGCGCGGAGGGCGCGCCGGGCGCCGAGCGCGGCGGTCCGAGCCTGCTCGACGAGCAGGGCGAGCTCGCGCCTTCGGGCGGCGGCGAGGACGGTCCCTTGCTCATGCTCGGCGATCCGTCGAGACTCCGTCTCGGGGGCGGCGGCGAGAGCGACCGACTGCGGCTCGATCTGCAGGAGTGA
- a CDS encoding C2 domain-containing protein, which yields MRRVQIAFLGVCLSLAAACGGAGAAGAGGASEPSGGEGGGSTVSSSGGESSAGAATGSGDDVAVLLVDVIAPRLCESLRGSFVGLPGDGGTTGPASGSDPTVGRWWIRECSASVDGDRLSLSIAGTGWTWVDRESMGFRVRQYLRFDATAAFRATMEVAYDRPHRIATIWMRPDADVTAAVTPRGLVQAEATNVMSGMLGGLLELTGSSASARAQQQVADEGSQRLRERFGSGFTVTFAMDNEQMDFMVGALARGQVPVRPYEAEAGVTWSVNQRMQLWPSGLDVIGPVLDGRGPQALDLELEEGEGLIVEAICAPEFERFYDQMLQGAQPTPPRGTRVMEFAHAGSAQRAVVPALGCPTLLLVTTRDGATLPARMRVRVTPADAPTATARAQQAATGPTVATGTTTPTTTTATAHPVRIQMTALTVSPQSATGSRWDMIGGEPDPYVIVVSIPGQREVQRTEAASDRHEVPLDAWLPGAFRPEDLPLRFSVYDDDVGSDELIGVVDLAPGQIPASGGEISLELRSQDTVPRTMGTLRVRVQPVQ from the coding sequence ATGCGCAGGGTGCAGATCGCGTTCTTGGGTGTGTGTCTCTCGCTCGCCGCCGCGTGCGGTGGCGCAGGCGCGGCAGGGGCCGGCGGCGCATCGGAGCCAAGCGGCGGCGAGGGCGGCGGGAGCACCGTCTCGAGCAGCGGCGGTGAGAGCTCCGCGGGCGCCGCGACCGGCTCGGGCGACGACGTCGCCGTGTTGCTCGTCGACGTCATCGCGCCGCGCCTCTGTGAGTCGCTGCGCGGATCGTTCGTCGGTCTTCCCGGCGACGGCGGCACCACCGGGCCGGCCTCGGGCAGCGATCCCACCGTCGGTCGCTGGTGGATCCGCGAGTGCAGCGCGAGCGTCGACGGCGACCGCCTGAGCCTCTCGATCGCCGGCACCGGATGGACCTGGGTCGACCGCGAGTCGATGGGCTTCCGCGTCCGCCAGTACCTGCGCTTCGACGCGACCGCCGCGTTCCGCGCGACGATGGAGGTCGCCTACGATCGCCCGCATCGCATCGCGACGATCTGGATGCGCCCCGACGCCGACGTGACCGCCGCGGTCACCCCGCGCGGCCTCGTGCAGGCGGAGGCCACGAACGTGATGAGCGGCATGCTCGGCGGGCTCCTCGAGCTCACCGGCAGCTCGGCGAGCGCGCGCGCGCAGCAGCAGGTCGCGGACGAGGGCAGCCAGCGCCTCCGCGAGCGCTTCGGCAGCGGCTTCACCGTGACGTTCGCGATGGACAACGAGCAGATGGACTTCATGGTCGGCGCGCTCGCGCGCGGTCAGGTCCCGGTGCGCCCCTACGAGGCCGAGGCGGGCGTCACGTGGTCGGTGAACCAGCGCATGCAGCTCTGGCCGAGCGGGCTCGACGTGATCGGCCCGGTGCTCGACGGGCGCGGACCGCAGGCGCTCGACCTCGAGCTCGAAGAGGGCGAGGGGCTGATCGTCGAGGCGATCTGCGCGCCCGAGTTCGAGCGCTTCTACGACCAGATGCTCCAGGGCGCGCAGCCCACGCCTCCGCGCGGCACGCGCGTGATGGAGTTCGCCCACGCGGGCAGCGCCCAGCGCGCCGTGGTGCCCGCGCTCGGGTGCCCGACGCTCCTGCTCGTCACGACGCGCGACGGCGCGACGCTGCCCGCGCGCATGCGCGTGCGCGTCACGCCCGCCGACGCACCGACCGCGACCGCGCGCGCCCAGCAGGCCGCGACCGGCCCCACCGTCGCGACCGGAACGACGACCCCCACCACGACGACCGCGACCGCGCACCCGGTGCGCATCCAGATGACCGCGCTGACCGTCTCGCCCCAGAGCGCGACCGGCAGCCGCTGGGACATGATCGGCGGCGAGCCCGACCCCTACGTGATCGTCGTGTCGATCCCCGGACAGCGCGAGGTGCAGCGCACCGAGGCCGCGAGCGATCGCCACGAGGTCCCGCTCGACGCGTGGCTGCCCGGCGCGTTCCGCCCCGAGGATCTCCCGCTGCGCTTCTCGGTCTACGACGACGACGTCGGGAGCGACGAGCTGATCGGCGTGGTCGATCTCGCGCCCGGACAGATCCCCGCGAGCGGCGGCGAGATCAGCCTCGAGCTGCGCTCGCAGGACACGGTGCCGCGCACGATGGGCACCCTGCGCGTGCGCGTGCAGCCGGTGCAGTAG
- a CDS encoding 2-hydroxychromene-2-carboxylate isomerase codes for MSDRVIEFFFDVGSPYTYLAATQVTAIEARTGVRVRHRPFLLGGVFKATGNTPPAQVASRGRWMVQDLGRWAAKYGVPFAIASRFPLNTLATQRVLAAAERTGGEAAVRALALPLFRAFWVEDRDVSSPAVLVEVANACGLDGTMLVESANAPETKELLRASTEEAVARGAFGAPSFFVGDQLFFGNDRIGHLEDLLASH; via the coding sequence ATGAGCGATCGAGTGATCGAGTTCTTCTTCGACGTCGGCTCTCCGTACACGTACCTCGCGGCCACGCAGGTCACGGCCATCGAGGCGCGCACCGGCGTTCGGGTGCGACACCGCCCCTTCCTGCTCGGCGGCGTGTTCAAGGCCACCGGCAACACGCCGCCCGCGCAGGTCGCCTCGCGCGGGCGATGGATGGTGCAGGACCTCGGTCGCTGGGCCGCGAAGTACGGCGTGCCGTTCGCGATCGCGTCGCGCTTCCCGCTCAACACGCTCGCCACGCAGCGCGTGCTCGCGGCGGCCGAGCGCACCGGGGGTGAGGCCGCGGTGCGCGCGCTCGCGCTCCCGCTCTTCCGCGCGTTCTGGGTCGAGGATCGCGACGTGTCGTCGCCCGCCGTGCTCGTCGAGGTCGCGAACGCGTGTGGGCTCGACGGCACGATGCTCGTCGAGTCCGCGAACGCGCCCGAGACGAAGGAGCTGCTGCGCGCGAGCACCGAAGAAGCCGTCGCGCGCGGCGCGTTCGGCGCGCCGAGCTTCTTCGTCGGCGATCAGCTCTTCTTCGGCAACGACCGCATCGGCCACCTCGAGGATCTGCTCGCATCGCACTGA
- a CDS encoding lamin tail domain-containing protein translates to MDGGRADAGRSDAGRTDSGTTPTDDAGLDAGGEDAGDVDGGDVDGGEGDAGSDGGGSDAGDTDAGMADGGVVLSDPAATSAQIGAVRAAAGTGLSLAIEEAVVTYLKPTVATDPTGFFVQAQQTGPAIFVAVDPTTLSPAPEVGDVVSFTATSITPAAESQGRRQVATISGWSVDASGFDVPSLVQDVSSATDLVSALDDYESELVRLNGTVAANPAFSGAGHEAAQIDTAGVSDDADLRLRLPATLADELDLVDTCDFTATGPMWRFNDVAQPSVYRDTEIVVSGCPAPTVVGAIAASVTEVIVTFDRNIDPASVTAVATQFTFTGGVTASAATVMDREVTVTTSALTPGMTYTVTVSGVEDLSGTAIGSADNTATFMLTAPCALATHLVINEVDYDNVGTDNAEYVELYNPTASDVALSSYAVVFVNGSNDLEYRRVMLNGTIPAGGFVVVGPTGLTIAAGARLIAVADPLVDIVQNGAPDAVVLLDTSSNTIADAIAYEGANPMMSLMGDATPRTVAEAAVSPAGADSNTDPLTLQRITDGCDRDTPLVDWEFAPTLSPGATNP, encoded by the coding sequence GTGGACGGCGGCCGCGCCGACGCAGGCCGCTCGGACGCGGGTCGCACCGACTCGGGAACGACGCCGACGGACGACGCCGGCCTCGACGCAGGCGGTGAGGACGCCGGCGACGTCGATGGTGGCGACGTCGACGGCGGCGAAGGCGATGCAGGGAGCGACGGCGGCGGATCCGATGCCGGCGATACCGATGCGGGCATGGCCGACGGCGGAGTCGTGCTGAGCGATCCCGCAGCGACGTCGGCGCAGATCGGTGCGGTGCGCGCGGCGGCCGGCACGGGGCTCAGCCTCGCGATCGAGGAAGCGGTCGTGACCTATCTCAAGCCCACCGTCGCAACGGACCCCACCGGATTCTTCGTCCAGGCGCAGCAGACCGGGCCGGCGATCTTCGTGGCCGTCGATCCGACGACGCTCAGTCCCGCGCCCGAGGTGGGCGACGTTGTGTCGTTCACGGCGACGAGCATCACTCCTGCCGCGGAATCGCAGGGGCGTCGTCAGGTCGCGACCATCAGCGGCTGGAGCGTCGACGCGAGCGGCTTCGATGTCCCGTCGCTAGTCCAGGATGTCTCGAGCGCGACCGACCTCGTCAGCGCTCTCGACGACTACGAGAGCGAGCTCGTCCGCCTCAACGGCACTGTCGCCGCCAATCCCGCCTTCAGTGGCGCTGGCCATGAGGCGGCGCAAATCGACACCGCCGGCGTGAGCGACGACGCTGACCTGCGACTGCGGCTTCCTGCGACGCTCGCCGACGAGCTCGACCTCGTCGACACGTGCGACTTCACCGCGACCGGCCCGATGTGGCGCTTCAACGACGTGGCTCAACCGTCCGTCTATCGCGACACCGAGATCGTGGTGAGCGGTTGCCCGGCGCCGACCGTCGTCGGCGCGATCGCGGCAAGCGTGACCGAGGTCATCGTGACCTTCGATCGCAACATCGACCCTGCGAGCGTCACTGCGGTCGCAACGCAGTTCACGTTCACCGGTGGCGTCACCGCGTCGGCCGCGACGGTGATGGACCGCGAGGTCACCGTCACGACGAGCGCGCTCACGCCCGGGATGACGTACACGGTCACGGTGAGCGGCGTCGAGGACCTGAGCGGCACGGCGATCGGCAGTGCGGACAACACCGCGACGTTCATGCTCACTGCGCCGTGCGCGCTCGCGACGCACCTCGTGATCAACGAGGTCGACTACGACAACGTGGGCACGGACAACGCGGAGTATGTCGAGCTCTACAATCCGACGGCATCGGATGTCGCGCTCAGCAGCTACGCCGTCGTCTTCGTGAACGGGAGCAACGATCTCGAGTACCGCCGCGTGATGCTCAACGGCACCATCCCCGCGGGCGGGTTCGTCGTCGTCGGGCCGACCGGCCTGACCATCGCCGCGGGCGCGCGCTTGATCGCGGTTGCCGACCCGCTCGTCGATATCGTGCAGAACGGTGCGCCCGACGCGGTGGTCCTGCTCGACACGTCGAGCAACACGATCGCGGACGCGATTGCGTACGAGGGTGCCAACCCGATGATGTCGTTGATGGGCGACGCAACGCCGCGGACCGTCGCCGAAGCGGCCGTGAGCCCGGCGGGAGCCGACAGCAATACCGATCCGCTCACGCTCCAGCGCATCACCGATGGCTGTGACCGCGACACTCCCCTGGTCGATTGGGAGTTCGCGCCGACGCTTTCGCCGGGCGCCACGAACCCCTAA
- a CDS encoding lamin tail domain-containing protein, translating to MGRMVGRAAMIAAALVVVACGDDDDGSMGGVDAGRADASTPSDASTPFDAGEDELDAHVDDDDASTVADASSDDASIDDDASTGDAGTSDAGADASVPTDDAGLTESARAILALRASNGTLASPQYLDTVQITYVLPPFGDDPGGVFVQHELLGPAVFLAIDPTTLGETPVRGAYASFSATETAVVDGQHRVTAIVPGSFQSGDTPVPGFLAEPQDITAIDVPAELDDLESELTRNRVSVVSDYVDCGLDHWCADITTAGVPTASPTTYRFRTVQSVIEAYGLQRRCYQEIDLTPLWRFDAQAQTSAWSPDDFADIACPLVRVIGAVALDATTIAVVFDAPLDPATVTAADFTVTGATVSSVAVSGYVATLTTSAMARASMHTVSVTGVQDVLGIDITASASADLVVPPASNRPNGAGQVVITEIMLNPSGGTETGREWIELSNPSTTEPRVLTGCVLRDAAGMHTLGALTIPANGRVTLASSADPGFTESYVYSGITLGNTGDSVVVECDGVEIDRVDYDGDFQSRDGYSLSLDPDLRTAFHDDLTTSWCTSVATYAAMDHGTPGAANEECR from the coding sequence ATGGGGCGGATGGTCGGGCGCGCGGCGATGATCGCCGCGGCGCTGGTGGTCGTGGCTTGTGGTGACGACGACGACGGCTCGATGGGCGGCGTCGACGCGGGACGCGCCGATGCGTCGACGCCGAGCGATGCGTCGACTCCATTCGACGCGGGCGAGGACGAGCTCGACGCGCACGTCGACGACGACGACGCGTCCACCGTCGCCGACGCATCGAGCGACGATGCTTCCATCGACGACGACGCGTCGACCGGCGACGCGGGGACGAGCGATGCGGGCGCCGATGCCTCCGTGCCCACCGACGACGCCGGCCTGACCGAGTCGGCGCGCGCCATCCTCGCGCTCCGCGCGTCGAACGGCACCCTCGCGTCGCCGCAGTACCTCGACACCGTGCAGATCACCTACGTGCTGCCGCCCTTCGGCGACGATCCCGGCGGCGTGTTCGTGCAGCACGAGCTGCTCGGCCCCGCGGTCTTCCTCGCGATCGATCCCACGACGCTCGGCGAGACGCCGGTGCGCGGCGCGTACGCGTCGTTCTCCGCGACCGAGACCGCGGTCGTCGACGGACAGCACCGCGTCACCGCGATCGTGCCCGGCTCGTTCCAGTCGGGCGACACGCCCGTCCCCGGCTTCCTCGCGGAGCCCCAGGACATCACCGCGATCGACGTGCCCGCCGAGCTCGACGACCTCGAGAGCGAGCTCACGCGCAACCGAGTCAGCGTCGTCTCCGACTACGTCGACTGCGGCCTCGATCACTGGTGCGCCGACATCACCACGGCGGGCGTGCCGACCGCGAGCCCGACGACCTATCGCTTCCGCACCGTGCAGTCGGTCATCGAGGCGTACGGGCTCCAGCGCCGCTGCTACCAGGAGATCGACCTCACGCCGCTCTGGCGCTTCGACGCGCAGGCGCAGACCTCGGCGTGGTCGCCCGACGACTTCGCGGACATCGCGTGCCCGCTCGTCCGCGTGATCGGCGCGGTCGCGCTCGACGCGACGACGATCGCCGTCGTGTTCGACGCGCCGCTCGACCCCGCGACCGTCACCGCCGCGGACTTCACGGTCACCGGCGCGACCGTCTCGAGCGTCGCGGTGAGCGGCTACGTCGCGACGCTGACCACGAGCGCGATGGCGCGCGCCTCGATGCACACGGTCTCCGTCACCGGCGTGCAGGACGTGCTCGGCATCGACATCACGGCATCCGCGTCGGCCGATCTCGTGGTGCCGCCCGCGTCGAACCGCCCGAACGGCGCCGGCCAGGTCGTGATCACCGAGATCATGCTCAACCCGTCGGGCGGCACCGAGACCGGCCGCGAGTGGATCGAGCTCTCGAACCCGAGCACCACCGAGCCGCGCGTGCTCACCGGGTGCGTGCTCCGCGACGCGGCGGGCATGCACACGCTCGGCGCGCTCACGATCCCCGCGAACGGCCGCGTCACGCTCGCGAGCAGCGCCGATCCCGGCTTCACCGAGAGCTACGTCTACTCGGGCATCACGCTCGGGAACACCGGCGACTCGGTCGTCGTCGAGTGCGACGGGGTCGAGATCGATCGCGTCGACTACGACGGCGACTTCCAGTCGCGCGACGGGTACTCGCTGAGCCTCGACCCCGATCTGCGCACCGCGTTCCACGACGATCTCACGACGAGCTGGTGCACCTCCGTCGCGACCTACGCCGCGATGGACCACGGCACGCCCGGCGCCGCGAACGAAGAGTGTCGCTGA
- the rimK gene encoding 30S ribosomal protein S6--L-glutamate ligase: protein MRIAILSRARGCYSTRRLREACLARGHETKVLDTLRFSMAVEQGQPELYYKERRLSRYDAVIPRIGASITFYGTAVVRQFEQMGVFTLNGSHAITVARDKLRALQVLSRHNVGFPATTFVRHRDDLLPAIDRLGGGPVVVKMLEGTQGMGVILADSRRVAQTIVETLQSARQNVLIQRFVAESRGRDVRAFVVGGRVVAAMRRIAQGDEFRSNVHRGGRTETIQIDPDYERTAIRAAQIMGLRVAGVDMLESKDGPLVLEINSSPGLQGIEATTKIDVAGAIVEHIEEQVLFPEVDLKQRLTLDKGYGVSEFPITPGSELAGRTLAEAKLQERDVRVLSVQRGSLVIPNPRGTTRLYAGDVVLCFGKLIALKHLIPRDARRGPRGQEPSAPEA, encoded by the coding sequence ATGCGCATCGCCATCCTCTCCCGCGCGCGCGGCTGTTACAGCACGCGTCGCCTCCGCGAGGCGTGCCTCGCGCGCGGCCACGAGACGAAGGTGCTCGACACGCTTCGCTTCTCGATGGCCGTCGAGCAGGGCCAGCCCGAGCTCTACTACAAGGAGCGGCGCCTCTCGCGCTACGACGCGGTCATCCCGCGCATCGGCGCGTCGATCACGTTCTACGGCACCGCCGTGGTCCGGCAGTTCGAGCAGATGGGCGTCTTCACGCTCAACGGCTCGCACGCGATCACCGTCGCGCGCGACAAGCTGCGCGCGCTGCAGGTGCTCTCGCGCCACAACGTCGGCTTCCCCGCGACCACCTTCGTGCGCCACCGCGACGACCTCCTGCCCGCGATCGATCGCCTCGGCGGCGGCCCCGTCGTCGTGAAGATGCTCGAGGGCACGCAGGGCATGGGCGTGATCCTCGCGGACAGCCGTCGCGTCGCGCAGACGATCGTCGAGACGCTCCAGAGCGCGCGGCAGAACGTGCTCATCCAGCGCTTCGTCGCGGAGAGCCGCGGCCGCGACGTGCGCGCGTTCGTCGTCGGCGGGCGCGTGGTCGCGGCGATGCGGCGCATCGCGCAGGGCGACGAGTTCCGCAGCAACGTGCACCGCGGCGGGCGCACCGAGACGATCCAGATCGATCCCGACTACGAGCGCACCGCGATCCGCGCCGCGCAGATCATGGGCCTGCGCGTCGCGGGCGTGGACATGCTGGAGTCGAAGGACGGCCCGCTGGTGCTCGAGATCAACTCGTCGCCGGGCCTCCAGGGCATCGAGGCCACGACGAAGATCGACGTCGCGGGCGCGATCGTCGAGCACATCGAGGAGCAGGTCCTCTTCCCCGAGGTCGACCTCAAGCAGCGCCTCACGCTCGACAAGGGCTACGGCGTGAGCGAGTTCCCGATCACCCCGGGCAGCGAGCTCGCGGGCCGCACCCTCGCGGAGGCGAAGCTCCAGGAGCGCGACGTCCGCGTGCTCTCGGTCCAGCGCGGCAGCCTCGTGATCCCGAACCCGCGCGGCACGACGCGCCTCTACGCGGGCGACGTCGTGCTCTGCTTCGGCAAGCTCATCGCGCTCAAGCACCTCATCCCGCGCGACGCCCGCCGCGGCCCCCGCGGCCAAGAACCGAGCGCCCCCGAAGCGTGA
- a CDS encoding RCC1 domain-containing protein: protein MARVPPHARSLVLLAAASLAVACGRVGYDPLCTPFPFDAGDPSLDGSAPRDARDPDLDAALDPDAATLVPGTLSVSAGEDHTCAVRDGRVFCWGNGENGELGVASLLLTTTPEEVALPALAAWVGAASEHTCALTVAGETYCWGRNDFGQLGENGASSIADVPTTPVVSLASPTDLDVGGRHSAAVRVTSRVVSWGDNGSGQLGDGTSAGARFAPVDTRFNAIDVDAGDAHTCAIRMDRTLRCWGSNTYGQLGDGSGRDQNSPVTVPDMTSVTAVSAGGRHTCAITGDRGAFCWGAGDLGQLSDGEPPSSTPGPTPVLALPEPAVEIAAGGLHTCARAASGAVYCWGDNATGQLGDGSTTERHAPVRVTGLPVAASLSLGASHSCATTTDGRVFCWGDGADGRLGDGGTSVRTAPVEIDLP from the coding sequence GTGGCCAGGGTGCCCCCACACGCGCGATCGCTCGTGTTGCTCGCCGCCGCGTCGCTCGCCGTCGCGTGCGGCCGCGTCGGGTACGACCCGCTCTGCACGCCGTTCCCGTTCGACGCCGGCGATCCGTCGCTCGACGGCAGCGCGCCGCGCGACGCACGCGACCCCGACCTCGACGCGGCGCTCGATCCCGACGCTGCGACGCTCGTGCCCGGCACGCTGAGCGTCAGCGCCGGCGAGGATCACACCTGCGCGGTGCGCGACGGCCGCGTCTTCTGCTGGGGCAACGGCGAGAACGGCGAGCTCGGCGTCGCCTCGCTCCTGCTCACGACGACGCCCGAAGAGGTCGCGCTGCCCGCGCTCGCCGCGTGGGTCGGCGCCGCGAGCGAGCACACGTGCGCGCTGACGGTCGCGGGCGAGACGTACTGCTGGGGCCGCAACGACTTCGGGCAGCTCGGCGAGAACGGCGCGTCGAGCATCGCCGACGTCCCCACGACGCCGGTCGTGTCGCTCGCGAGCCCGACCGATCTCGACGTGGGTGGCCGGCACTCGGCTGCGGTGCGGGTGACGTCGCGCGTCGTCTCCTGGGGCGACAACGGCTCGGGCCAGCTCGGCGACGGCACCAGCGCAGGCGCGCGCTTCGCGCCCGTCGACACGCGCTTCAACGCGATCGACGTCGATGCGGGCGATGCGCACACGTGTGCCATCCGCATGGATCGCACGCTGCGCTGCTGGGGCTCGAACACGTACGGTCAGCTCGGCGACGGCAGCGGCCGCGACCAGAATTCGCCGGTCACCGTGCCCGACATGACCTCGGTGACCGCGGTGTCCGCGGGGGGCCGCCACACCTGCGCGATCACCGGCGATCGCGGCGCGTTCTGCTGGGGCGCCGGCGATCTCGGGCAGCTGAGCGACGGCGAGCCGCCCTCGAGCACCCCCGGGCCCACGCCCGTGCTCGCGCTGCCGGAGCCCGCCGTCGAGATCGCCGCGGGTGGCCTCCACACCTGCGCGCGCGCCGCGAGCGGTGCCGTCTACTGCTGGGGCGACAACGCCACCGGTCAGCTCGGCGACGGCTCGACCACCGAGCGCCACGCCCCGGTGCGCGTGACCGGCCTGCCCGTCGCGGCCTCGCTCTCCCTCGGCGCGTCGCACTCCTGCGCGACCACGACCGACGGTCGCGTCTTCTGCTGGGGCGACGGCGCGGACGGTCGGCTCGGCGACGGAGGCACCTCGGTGCGCACCGCGCCCGTCGAGATCGATCTGCCCTGA
- a CDS encoding tetratricopeptide repeat protein: protein MFFGTREDEAQRLHEEALARIDGRDLAGAREIARQLRGMRWSGAFEIEALAARAEGDLEGAVRVLEEGVGLAPGAWSLQQLLGTLCSELGRLDRALEALDAALRCEGVWVSSVRYNRAVARMRGGDVGGALADAESVLEDPATPPFTLDALRVAIDALARLGRADDAISLVRAVSSSLAKDDVDGRAALAAFDALARARAGRGEDEVRGAIERAVEGLAMRSEVIDALALLPAPEARVRYRVTISAPRPPDAPVEIEGYLRVFEVRAHDEAHAVALARALEPSSLRSAIAVEDVKVLGEDRGPARVVFASGRALFGA from the coding sequence ATGTTCTTCGGGACCCGGGAAGACGAGGCGCAGCGCCTGCACGAGGAGGCGCTCGCCCGCATCGACGGGCGCGACCTCGCGGGGGCGCGCGAGATCGCGCGACAGCTGCGCGGGATGCGCTGGTCGGGCGCCTTCGAGATCGAGGCGCTCGCCGCGCGCGCCGAGGGCGACCTCGAGGGCGCGGTGCGCGTGCTCGAGGAGGGCGTGGGGCTCGCGCCGGGCGCGTGGTCGCTGCAGCAGCTGCTCGGCACGCTGTGCTCGGAGCTCGGGCGGCTCGATCGCGCGCTCGAGGCGCTCGACGCGGCGCTGCGGTGCGAGGGCGTGTGGGTGAGCTCGGTCCGCTACAACCGCGCGGTCGCGCGCATGCGCGGCGGGGACGTCGGCGGCGCGCTCGCGGACGCGGAGAGCGTGCTCGAGGACCCTGCGACGCCGCCGTTCACGCTCGACGCGCTGCGGGTCGCGATCGACGCGCTGGCGCGGCTCGGGCGCGCCGACGACGCGATCTCGCTGGTGCGCGCGGTGAGCTCGTCGCTCGCGAAGGACGACGTGGACGGGCGCGCCGCGCTCGCGGCGTTCGACGCGCTGGCGCGCGCCCGCGCGGGGCGGGGCGAGGACGAGGTGCGCGGGGCGATCGAGCGCGCGGTCGAGGGCCTCGCGATGCGCAGCGAGGTGATCGACGCGCTCGCGCTGCTGCCCGCGCCCGAGGCGCGCGTGCGCTACCGCGTGACGATCTCCGCGCCGCGCCCGCCCGACGCGCCCGTCGAGATCGAGGGCTACCTGCGGGTGTTCGAGGTACGGGCGCACGACGAGGCGCACGCCGTGGCGCTCGCGCGCGCGCTCGAGCCGTCGTCGCTGCGCAGCGCGATCGCGGTCGAGGACGTGAAGGTGCTCGGGGAGGACCGAGGGCCGGCGCGGGTGGTCTTCGCGAGTGGGCGGGCGCTCTTCGGGGCGTGA